One Defluviimonas sp. SAOS-178_SWC DNA window includes the following coding sequences:
- a CDS encoding TRAP transporter large permease has product METLPLDLLMFAGLCILVLTGAPIAFVLAGTAVIFSLIGWAAGELNFNLIGALPTRLFNTMNAESLIAIPLFVFMGLILERARIAEELLRTMGALFGSLRGGLGVSVTLVGALLAASTGIVGATTVTMGLMALPVMLRYGYGPAFSSGIICAAGTLGQIIPPSTVLIIMGEVLASAYQQAQHQAGNFAARTISVGELFAGSLIPGLLLVGLYIAYQLAAAYIRPGLAPALPREAMVTADGARAGEVSALDVLRVLFPPLALIVAVLGSILGGVATATEGAAVGAVGATLLAGMRTGRNRWALWVAVLGTAVLMAMAGGFDLRLGRPDAPAGDRVVLGIALALAGLVLLAVAAIWRDLGRDRILVPAMQATARTTTMIFTIVIGALFFSLVFRALGGDLRIQALLEAAPGGVHGAMILVMAMMFFLGMFLDYVEITIIAIPVVGPPILGAGVDPIWFGVMVALVMQTSFLTPPVGYTLAYLRSVAPPSVSTQAIWIGAVPFILLQLLAVLTVYFLPGLATWLPAQLF; this is encoded by the coding sequence ATGGAGACGCTCCCGCTCGACCTTCTGATGTTCGCCGGACTCTGCATTCTGGTGCTGACCGGCGCCCCCATCGCCTTCGTCCTCGCCGGGACCGCGGTGATCTTCTCCCTGATCGGCTGGGCCGCGGGCGAACTGAACTTCAACCTGATCGGCGCGCTGCCGACGCGGCTGTTCAACACGATGAACGCGGAATCGCTGATCGCTATCCCGCTCTTCGTCTTCATGGGTCTGATCCTGGAGAGGGCGCGCATCGCCGAAGAATTGTTGCGGACCATGGGCGCCTTGTTCGGCAGCCTGAGGGGCGGGCTCGGGGTTTCGGTCACGCTCGTCGGCGCGCTCCTCGCGGCCTCCACGGGGATCGTCGGGGCGACGACGGTGACGATGGGGCTGATGGCGCTGCCGGTGATGCTGCGCTACGGCTACGGTCCGGCCTTTTCGAGCGGGATCATCTGCGCGGCGGGAACGCTGGGGCAGATCATCCCGCCCTCGACGGTCCTCATCATCATGGGCGAGGTGCTGGCCTCGGCCTATCAGCAGGCGCAACACCAGGCCGGCAACTTCGCCGCGCGGACGATCAGTGTGGGCGAACTTTTCGCCGGATCTCTGATCCCCGGCCTCCTGCTGGTGGGGCTTTACATCGCCTACCAACTGGCCGCGGCCTACATTCGACCCGGCCTGGCGCCCGCCCTGCCGCGCGAGGCGATGGTGACTGCCGATGGCGCCCGCGCGGGCGAGGTGTCGGCGCTTGACGTGCTGCGGGTGCTGTTTCCGCCGCTGGCGCTGATCGTGGCGGTGCTGGGCTCGATCTTGGGCGGCGTCGCCACCGCGACCGAAGGCGCCGCCGTCGGCGCGGTGGGCGCGACGCTGCTGGCCGGGATGCGGACGGGTCGCAACCGATGGGCGCTGTGGGTGGCGGTCCTGGGCACCGCCGTCTTGATGGCGATGGCCGGGGGCTTCGACCTGCGGCTCGGACGTCCCGACGCCCCGGCCGGCGATCGGGTGGTGCTCGGCATCGCGCTGGCGCTCGCCGGGCTGGTGCTTCTGGCTGTCGCAGCGATCTGGCGCGACCTGGGGCGCGACCGGATTCTCGTTCCGGCGATGCAGGCGACGGCGCGGACCACCACGATGATCTTCACCATCGTCATCGGCGCCCTGTTCTTCTCGCTGGTGTTCCGCGCGCTCGGCGGGGACCTGCGCATCCAGGCGCTGCTGGAGGCCGCGCCGGGCGGGGTCCATGGCGCGATGATCCTCGTCATGGCGATGATGTTCTTCCTTGGCATGTTCCTCGACTACGTCGAAATCACGATCATCGCGATCCCGGTGGTCGGGCCGCCGATCCTGGGGGCCGGCGTGGATCCGATCTGGTTCGGCGTGATGGTTGCGCTCGTCATGCAGACCTCGTTTCTGACGCCCCCCGTCGGCTACACGCTCGCCTATCTGCGGTCCGTCGCGCCGCCCTCGGTCTCGACCCAGGCGATCTGGATCGGCGCGGTGCCGTTCATCCTGTTGCAGCTTCTGGCCGTCTTGACCGTCTATTTCCTTCCCGGCCTCGCGACTTGGCTGCCGGCGCAACTGTTCTGA
- a CDS encoding FAD-binding oxidoreductase, producing the protein MRASLPAAVVAELRQSFGDRFQEGRAIRDQHAATTTWLAPEPPDAVVFARSTEEVATVIRLCAREGIPVIPFGAGTSLEGQVNAPFGGISLDLSQMNRILAVHAEDMDAVVQPGVTRTRINTHLRDTGLFFPLDPGADASLGGMAATRASGTTAVRYGTMRDAVLALEAVMPDGSVIRSGSRARKSAAGYDLTRLLIGAEGTLGVITELTLRLQPVPEAITALSCSFPTVPAACEAVIAALGCAVPVARIELMDQATVRAVNAYSGTGLADTPLLIAEFHGSVDAAAEAEATFRALAEEYGGHDFRAASTTEERNRLWKARHDVFWAVSALRPGARGISTDVCVPVSRLADCIAAAEAKVAEVGLVAPIAGHVGDGNFHHLILVDPNDTAECARAEDHIGWLNDLALSMEGTCTGEHGIGQGKRKYLEREAGPALHHMAAIKAALDPGNIMNPGKILGVTDGRGPAA; encoded by the coding sequence ATGCGCGCATCCCTTCCTGCGGCCGTCGTTGCCGAACTGCGCCAGAGCTTTGGCGACCGCTTCCAGGAGGGCCGGGCGATCCGCGACCAGCATGCGGCGACGACGACCTGGCTCGCGCCCGAGCCGCCCGACGCGGTGGTCTTCGCGCGCTCGACCGAGGAGGTGGCGACGGTCATCCGGCTCTGCGCGCGCGAGGGCATTCCGGTCATCCCCTTCGGCGCGGGCACCTCGCTCGAAGGCCAGGTGAATGCGCCCTTCGGCGGGATCAGCCTCGACCTGTCGCAGATGAACCGGATTCTTGCGGTCCATGCCGAGGACATGGATGCCGTGGTCCAGCCCGGCGTCACCCGGACCCGGATCAACACACATCTGCGCGATACCGGCCTCTTCTTCCCGCTCGATCCCGGCGCGGATGCGAGCCTTGGCGGGATGGCGGCGACGCGCGCCTCGGGCACGACGGCCGTGCGCTACGGCACGATGCGCGATGCCGTGCTGGCGCTTGAAGCCGTGATGCCCGATGGCTCGGTGATCCGCAGCGGCTCCCGAGCCCGCAAGAGCGCGGCGGGCTACGACCTGACGCGGCTTCTGATCGGGGCGGAGGGAACGCTCGGCGTCATCACCGAACTGACGCTGCGTCTGCAGCCGGTGCCCGAGGCGATCACCGCGCTTTCCTGCAGCTTTCCGACCGTGCCCGCCGCCTGCGAGGCGGTGATCGCCGCGCTGGGTTGCGCCGTGCCGGTGGCGCGGATCGAGTTGATGGACCAGGCCACGGTGCGCGCCGTCAATGCATATTCCGGCACGGGCTTGGCCGACACCCCGCTGCTGATTGCCGAGTTCCACGGTTCCGTCGACGCAGCGGCCGAGGCCGAGGCAACCTTCCGCGCGCTGGCCGAGGAGTACGGTGGGCATGACTTCCGCGCCGCCAGCACGACTGAAGAGCGAAACCGCCTCTGGAAGGCGCGCCACGACGTGTTCTGGGCGGTCTCTGCCTTGCGCCCGGGCGCGCGCGGCATCAGCACCGATGTTTGCGTCCCGGTCTCGCGGCTGGCGGACTGCATTGCGGCCGCCGAGGCGAAGGTGGCGGAAGTCGGGCTGGTCGCGCCCATAGCCGGGCATGTCGGCGACGGCAACTTTCACCACCTGATCCTCGTCGACCCGAACGATACGGCGGAATGTGCCCGTGCCGAGGACCATATCGGCTGGCTCAATGACCTTGCCCTGTCGATGGAGGGAACCTGCACAGGCGAACACGGCATCGGTCAGGGCAAGCGCAAGTATCTCGAACGTGAGGCTGGTCCGGCACTTCACCACATGGCGGCGATCAAGGCTGCGCTCGATCCCGGCAATATCATGAATCCGGGCAAGATCCTCGGGGTGACGGACGGACGTGGCCCGGCGGCGTGA
- a CDS encoding urocanate hydratase, whose product MGKPEILFSVRAMGGNNLRCKGWKQETILRMLENNMENAEHPEELVIYGGIGKCARNWESYHAIVKSLQELENDETLVVQSGMPVAIFRTSTLAPRVVMATTNIMKATWPIFYDLQDKNLTIYAQYTAAPWEYIGTQGVIQGTFQTLVAIKDQKFDGSLKGRILLTAGMGGMGGNQTRAMTMLGGVCICADVDEKVMKHRLEVGYCDEICYDFDEAVAKAKAAAAEGRPLGIALFGNAVEVLRKAKETGFTPDIITDMTPAHDPLSYVPEGVTVEEARELRKSDRDRYFKLAGKAMIEHLTLMNEFHDRGVQVFEYGNSLRKEARDAGMPVDKAMQIPGFVAAYIRPLFCEGRGPFRWTCVSRDPEDLRKLDDVVEEMFADDDLVRDWIQLARKHIPIEGLPARICYLGFGQRKAFGMRVNEMVRNGELKGPVAFSRDNLDSGSIVNPTFESERMLDGSDLISDWPYLNALLNTAAGADLVAIQENYSMGEAVHTGVTMIADGSAEADVRLAACLTTDSGIGVVRHAQAGYDIARKAAAERFEKDGVQVPLWWTPTATFGPDDASAPRKKSK is encoded by the coding sequence ATGGGAAAACCCGAGATACTATTCTCCGTCCGTGCAATGGGCGGGAACAACCTGCGTTGCAAGGGCTGGAAGCAGGAGACGATCCTGCGCATGCTCGAAAACAACATGGAGAACGCCGAGCACCCCGAAGAGCTGGTGATCTACGGCGGCATCGGCAAATGCGCCCGTAACTGGGAAAGCTACCACGCCATCGTCAAGTCGTTGCAGGAGCTTGAGAACGACGAGACTCTGGTGGTCCAGTCGGGCATGCCGGTCGCGATCTTCCGCACCAGCACGCTCGCACCCCGCGTCGTGATGGCCACGACCAACATCATGAAGGCGACCTGGCCGATCTTCTACGACCTACAGGACAAGAACCTGACGATCTACGCCCAGTACACCGCCGCGCCGTGGGAATACATCGGCACGCAGGGCGTTATCCAGGGCACGTTCCAGACGCTCGTCGCAATCAAGGACCAGAAGTTCGACGGCAGCCTGAAGGGCCGCATCCTCCTGACCGCCGGCATGGGCGGCATGGGCGGCAACCAGACCCGCGCGATGACGATGCTGGGCGGCGTCTGCATCTGCGCCGACGTGGACGAGAAGGTGATGAAGCACCGGCTCGAGGTCGGCTACTGCGACGAAATCTGCTATGACTTCGACGAGGCGGTGGCGAAGGCCAAGGCCGCCGCGGCCGAGGGCCGGCCGCTCGGCATTGCGCTTTTCGGCAACGCGGTGGAAGTGCTCCGCAAGGCGAAGGAGACGGGCTTCACCCCCGACATCATCACCGACATGACCCCGGCGCACGATCCCCTGTCCTATGTGCCCGAGGGCGTGACGGTGGAAGAGGCCCGCGAACTGCGCAAGTCCGACCGTGACCGCTACTTCAAGCTGGCCGGCAAGGCGATGATCGAGCACCTGACCCTGATGAACGAGTTCCACGACCGGGGCGTTCAGGTCTTCGAATACGGCAACAGCCTGCGCAAGGAAGCGCGTGACGCCGGCATGCCGGTCGACAAGGCGATGCAGATCCCCGGCTTCGTCGCGGCCTATATTCGGCCGCTCTTCTGCGAAGGCCGCGGGCCTTTCCGCTGGACCTGCGTGTCGCGCGATCCGGAAGACCTGCGCAAGCTCGACGACGTGGTCGAGGAAATGTTCGCCGACGACGACCTGGTGCGCGACTGGATCCAGTTGGCCCGTAAGCACATCCCGATCGAGGGCCTGCCGGCCCGCATCTGCTATCTCGGCTTCGGCCAGCGCAAGGCCTTCGGGATGCGCGTGAACGAGATGGTGCGCAATGGCGAACTGAAAGGCCCGGTCGCCTTCTCGCGCGACAACCTCGACTCCGGCTCGATCGTGAACCCGACCTTCGAATCCGAGCGGATGCTCGACGGCTCCGACCTGATCTCGGACTGGCCCTACCTGAACGCGCTCCTGAACACCGCCGCCGGGGCCGACCTCGTCGCGATCCAGGAAAACTACTCCATGGGCGAGGCCGTGCATACCGGCGTGACCATGATCGCCGACGGCTCTGCCGAGGCGGATGTGCGGCTGGCGGCCTGCCTGACCACCGACTCCGGCATCGGCGTGGTGCGCCACGCGCAGGCGGGCTACGACATCGCCCGCAAGGCGGCGGCCGAGCGGTTCGAGAAGGACGGCGTGCAGGTGCCGCTGTGGTGGACGCCGACCGCGACCTTCGGGCCGGACGACGCCTCCGCGCCGCGCAAGAAGTCGAAGTAA
- a CDS encoding HAL/PAL/TAL family ammonia-lyase: protein MHDPIRLGEAPVGLGDLAAVARGRRAITLAEAARRAMKVSEGWVAGLSAQMDRGEETQAIYSINTGFGSLSGRQAFRSSAQARDLSRRLVVSNAAGVGRHLDPEVVRAAMLIRAASLVRGYSAVRPEVVETILAMLDRDVVPVVPEYGSLGASGDLIPLAHMALVMSRDEAGEAEIDSGEAFYQGQRMSGTAAMAAAGIERLVLGPKEGLALLNGTSFSTAQTALALADAETLLETAEIAAAMSIEALMGFGDAFIPELHEARGHPGQIATAANIRRLLEGSRLIDGGIGRDPERQPPQDAYSLRCVPQVLGPVRDTLAFVRGIVEREINAATDNPLIFADRLPGRSLKAVSGGNFHAEYVAFAADFLSIAVTEIGNIAERRLFRLNDGTLNRGLPDMLVASEHVGMDCGYMLPQYLAAALVSDCKTLAHPDSVDSIPTCSNQEDHVSMANNAGRHARQIVENIENVVGIEVLMAAQALELRLTERGFGAEALAPASRAVLTMLRATPATDGRPIGHLERDLVLYPRIHRAAELVNSGAVRDAVRAALR, encoded by the coding sequence ATGCACGACCCCATCCGCCTTGGCGAAGCCCCCGTCGGGCTCGGCGATCTGGCCGCCGTCGCGCGCGGTCGTCGGGCGATTACACTCGCCGAGGCGGCGCGCCGCGCCATGAAGGTCAGCGAGGGCTGGGTCGCGGGACTTTCGGCACAGATGGATCGCGGCGAGGAAACCCAGGCGATCTATTCGATCAACACCGGCTTTGGCTCCCTGTCCGGCCGGCAGGCGTTCCGCTCCTCTGCGCAGGCGCGCGATCTTTCGCGCCGTCTCGTCGTGTCGAACGCGGCCGGCGTCGGGCGCCATCTCGACCCCGAGGTGGTGCGGGCGGCCATGCTGATCCGCGCGGCGAGCCTTGTGCGCGGCTATTCGGCCGTGCGGCCCGAGGTGGTCGAGACGATCCTCGCCATGCTCGACCGGGACGTGGTGCCGGTGGTGCCGGAATACGGCTCTCTCGGCGCGAGCGGCGACCTGATCCCGCTCGCCCACATGGCGCTGGTCATGTCGCGCGACGAGGCCGGCGAGGCCGAGATCGACTCGGGCGAGGCCTTTTATCAGGGCCAGCGCATGTCGGGCACAGCCGCGATGGCGGCGGCGGGGATCGAGCGGCTGGTGCTCGGGCCGAAGGAGGGGCTGGCGCTGTTGAACGGCACGTCCTTCTCCACCGCGCAGACAGCGCTGGCACTGGCGGACGCGGAAACGCTGCTTGAGACGGCCGAGATCGCAGCCGCCATGTCGATCGAGGCGCTGATGGGCTTCGGCGACGCCTTCATCCCCGAACTGCACGAGGCGCGCGGCCATCCCGGCCAGATCGCCACCGCCGCCAATATCCGCCGGTTGCTGGAAGGCAGCCGCCTCATCGACGGCGGCATCGGCCGCGATCCCGAACGTCAGCCGCCACAGGATGCCTATTCGCTGCGCTGCGTTCCACAGGTGCTGGGCCCGGTGCGCGACACGCTGGCCTTCGTGCGCGGCATCGTCGAGCGCGAGATCAACGCCGCCACCGACAACCCCCTGATCTTCGCCGACCGGCTGCCGGGGCGCAGCCTGAAGGCGGTCTCGGGCGGCAACTTCCACGCCGAATATGTCGCCTTCGCCGCCGATTTCCTGTCGATCGCTGTGACCGAGATCGGCAACATCGCCGAACGCCGCCTGTTCCGGCTGAACGACGGCACCCTGAATCGCGGCCTGCCCGACATGCTGGTGGCGAGCGAGCATGTCGGCATGGATTGCGGCTACATGCTGCCGCAATATCTTGCCGCGGCGCTGGTGTCGGACTGCAAGACACTCGCCCATCCAGACAGCGTGGATTCGATCCCCACCTGTTCGAACCAGGAAGATCACGTCTCGATGGCCAACAATGCCGGGCGTCATGCGCGGCAGATCGTTGAGAACATCGAGAATGTCGTCGGCATCGAGGTGTTGATGGCGGCGCAGGCGCTGGAATTGCGGCTGACGGAGCGTGGGTTCGGGGCCGAGGCGCTGGCCCCCGCCTCGCGCGCGGTTCTGACGATGCTGCGGGCGACCCCGGCGACCGATGGCCGGCCGATCGGCCACCTGGAGCGTGACCTCGTGCTCTATCCACGCATTCACCGTGCGGCGGAACTGGTCAATTCCGGCGCGGTGCGGGATGCCGTCCGGGCGGCTCTGCGCTGA
- the hutC gene encoding histidine utilization repressor: MPINKRSRNGASGGRSDKAAGPALSLGQMVRNHVLSKIESGEWAEGARIPSETQLVDQLEVSRMTVHIALRDLSAEGVLMRRQGAGTFVAPRRSQSTFLELRNIHAEIEARGNRHSAEVLTLETVFCDLALATELNVPPGSEVFHSVLLHRENDRPLQIEDRFVNPRFSPDYMEQDFTRITPNEHLMAAGPLEEVEHVIQAIPADEATRSLLEMTVGDPVLLLRRRTWSRGMIASSARLLHPGARFSLAGQMRVTR; this comes from the coding sequence ATGCCGATCAACAAGCGCAGCAGAAACGGTGCGAGCGGAGGCCGATCCGACAAGGCTGCGGGGCCGGCGCTGTCGCTGGGCCAGATGGTTCGGAACCATGTCCTCTCCAAGATCGAATCCGGCGAATGGGCCGAGGGCGCACGAATTCCGTCCGAGACGCAGCTTGTCGATCAGCTCGAAGTGTCACGGATGACGGTCCATATAGCCTTGCGCGATCTTTCGGCCGAAGGCGTGTTGATGCGGCGGCAGGGGGCGGGCACCTTCGTCGCGCCGCGCCGGAGCCAGTCGACCTTTCTTGAGCTGCGCAACATCCATGCGGAGATCGAGGCCCGCGGAAACCGGCATTCCGCCGAGGTTCTGACGCTAGAGACCGTATTCTGCGACCTTGCGCTTGCAACAGAACTGAATGTCCCGCCAGGATCTGAAGTTTTCCATTCCGTACTCTTGCATCGCGAAAACGACCGCCCGCTTCAGATCGAGGACCGCTTCGTCAATCCGCGATTCTCGCCTGACTACATGGAGCAGGACTTTACCCGGATCACGCCGAACGAACATCTCATGGCGGCCGGCCCTCTTGAGGAAGTCGAGCATGTGATCCAGGCGATCCCGGCCGACGAGGCGACCCGGTCGCTGCTTGAAATGACGGTTGGCGACCCGGTGCTGCTGCTGCGAAGGCGGACCTGGTCGCGGGGAATGATCGCGTCGAGCGCGCGACTCCTGCATCCCGGCGCGCGGTTCAGCCTGGCCGGGCAGATGCGCGTCACGCGCTGA
- the hisC gene encoding histidinol-phosphate transaminase — MSISHFSIPRPSDRLDDIPGYGRGRAGQTVSFRHRLGSNEAPDAPSPSVQAAVAAAFAGVNRYPDLRGETLSEALVRRHGLSPDAVAVGAGSIVILDQLIRAWCDPGDEVVTPWRSYEAYPILAALAGARMVEVPLDGSARLDPAKLLAAVGPRCRVVLICNPNNPTGTALSEDAIDALLASLPQDVLVILDEAYADYAGDAADVAARLARRLSRHANLAVLRTFSKAWGLAGMRVGYCLADPRIIAAVHAVQPPFPLPTPALAAALASLAEPEAVAARVATNATERARLSDGLVKTGLPVADSAANFIWLPVGDDAERLTAHLAAAGIAVRCFAGEGVRITTGTAVDTDAVLGAAAGWDARNLRAGSGQNKGS; from the coding sequence ATGAGCATCTCGCACTTTTCGATCCCGCGACCCAGCGACCGCCTCGACGATATTCCTGGCTATGGCCGGGGCCGAGCCGGGCAGACCGTTTCCTTCCGCCACCGGCTCGGTTCGAACGAGGCGCCCGACGCGCCGAGTCCGTCCGTTCAGGCGGCGGTCGCCGCGGCCTTCGCGGGCGTCAACCGCTATCCTGACCTGAGGGGCGAGACACTCTCGGAAGCGCTGGTGCGGAGGCACGGCCTTTCCCCCGACGCGGTCGCGGTCGGGGCCGGCTCCATCGTCATCCTCGACCAGCTGATCCGCGCCTGGTGCGATCCGGGCGACGAGGTGGTGACGCCGTGGCGCTCCTACGAGGCCTATCCGATCCTCGCCGCTCTGGCGGGCGCGCGCATGGTCGAGGTCCCGCTTGATGGCTCGGCGCGGCTCGATCCGGCGAAGCTTCTTGCGGCGGTGGGGCCGCGCTGCCGGGTGGTGCTGATCTGCAATCCCAACAACCCGACCGGCACCGCGCTGTCCGAGGATGCCATCGACGCGCTGCTGGCGTCGCTGCCACAGGACGTGCTGGTCATACTTGACGAAGCCTATGCCGACTATGCGGGCGATGCCGCAGATGTGGCGGCCCGGCTGGCGCGCCGCCTTTCACGGCACGCCAATCTGGCGGTGCTGCGCACCTTCTCCAAGGCCTGGGGGCTTGCCGGGATGCGCGTCGGCTACTGCCTCGCCGATCCCCGCATCATCGCCGCCGTCCACGCCGTCCAGCCGCCGTTTCCCCTGCCGACCCCGGCGCTTGCCGCCGCGCTGGCGAGTCTCGCGGAGCCTGAGGCCGTCGCCGCCCGCGTCGCCACCAATGCCACAGAACGCGCGCGGCTTTCAGATGGCCTCGTCAAGACTGGCCTGCCGGTCGCCGACAGCGCGGCCAATTTCATCTGGCTCCCGGTGGGCGATGACGCCGAACGGCTGACCGCGCATCTCGCTGCGGCCGGGATTGCCGTGCGCTGCTTTGCGGGCGAGGGCGTGCGCATCACCACCGGCACCGCTGTCGATACGGACGCCGTGCTCGGCGCCGCTGCCGGGTGGGACGCGCGCAATCTGCGCGCGGGCTCCGGCCAGAACAAAGGAAGCTGA
- a CDS encoding TRAP transporter small permease subunit — MQNLVAISRVLDWPSRVLGRWIPWLVAAVVLLKFSTVALRYLFSSTSIKLQDSVTYAHASLFMLLVGYAYLRDDHVRVDMFYANMSARGRALVDLLCVVLCVLPLCAILGWFSWPYVSAAWAIREGALFFGGMPFTYLFKTVILAFTVLLAVQAFAIALRCVAVLGGAKVDLFETTKEVD; from the coding sequence ATGCAAAACCTGGTCGCCATCAGCCGCGTTCTGGACTGGCCCTCCCGGGTGCTGGGACGCTGGATTCCGTGGCTGGTGGCGGCCGTGGTCTTGCTCAAGTTCTCGACGGTGGCGCTTCGCTACCTGTTTTCTTCCACCAGCATCAAGCTGCAGGACTCGGTCACCTATGCCCATGCCTCGCTCTTCATGCTGTTGGTGGGCTACGCCTATCTGCGCGACGATCATGTGCGGGTGGACATGTTCTACGCCAATATGAGCGCCCGCGGCCGGGCGCTCGTCGACCTGCTCTGCGTCGTGCTGTGCGTCCTGCCGCTCTGTGCGATCCTCGGCTGGTTCTCCTGGCCCTATGTTTCGGCGGCCTGGGCAATCCGCGAGGGCGCGCTGTTCTTCGGCGGGATGCCGTTCACCTATCTGTTCAAGACCGTCATCCTCGCCTTTACCGTGCTCCTGGCGGTGCAGGCGTTCGCCATCGCTCTGCGCTGCGTCGCGGTTCTGGGCGGAGCGAAGGTCGACCTCTTCGAGACGACCAAGGAGGTCGATTGA
- a CDS encoding TRAP transporter substrate-binding protein, translating into MHRRKFLGATAAAAAGTGLAAPALAQERITWDMVTSWPTGAPGLDDSARRIAQRITDLSGGRLVINVHGAGEIVPAFGVFDAVSQGVAQMYHSVPAYWISKNKAIGMFGSFPFGLTMFEHLGWMYWGGGQELYDKIYDGFGLKGYLAGGTGPQWFGWFRNEINTLDDLRGLRIRTTGFAGEMLNKVGVAVVTLPGGEVFQALQSGTIDAAEFVGPWNDFAFGFHQVAKNYYAPGVGEPSSTEEVVMNASAYNALPDDLKLIVKTVAMSAAVETTMDYEINNAKTVRLLTSEHGVTVRTLPQPIVDGLAAATGELVQELHADSDPAVREVIGSYAKYRNLMAEYAPYAFAGEMNARTQPFAEG; encoded by the coding sequence ATGCATAGACGAAAGTTTCTCGGGGCGACGGCCGCCGCCGCGGCCGGAACAGGCCTTGCCGCGCCGGCGCTGGCGCAGGAGCGGATTACCTGGGACATGGTCACTTCGTGGCCGACCGGAGCCCCGGGACTTGACGACAGCGCGCGGCGCATCGCCCAGCGGATCACGGACCTTTCGGGCGGCCGGCTGGTGATCAACGTGCACGGCGCCGGCGAGATCGTCCCGGCTTTCGGCGTCTTCGATGCCGTCTCGCAGGGCGTGGCGCAGATGTACCACTCGGTCCCCGCCTACTGGATCTCCAAGAACAAGGCGATCGGGATGTTCGGCTCGTTCCCCTTCGGGCTGACCATGTTCGAGCATCTGGGCTGGATGTACTGGGGCGGCGGCCAGGAGCTTTACGACAAGATCTACGACGGCTTTGGCCTCAAGGGCTACCTCGCCGGCGGCACCGGCCCGCAGTGGTTCGGCTGGTTCCGCAACGAGATCAACACGCTCGACGACCTGCGCGGGCTGCGCATCCGCACCACCGGCTTCGCCGGCGAGATGCTGAACAAGGTGGGAGTTGCCGTGGTCACGCTGCCGGGCGGCGAGGTCTTCCAGGCGCTTCAGTCGGGAACGATCGACGCGGCGGAGTTCGTGGGCCCGTGGAATGACTTCGCCTTCGGTTTCCACCAGGTCGCAAAGAACTACTATGCTCCGGGCGTGGGCGAGCCGTCCTCGACCGAAGAGGTCGTCATGAACGCCTCCGCCTACAACGCGTTGCCCGACGATCTGAAGCTCATCGTCAAGACCGTTGCGATGTCGGCCGCCGTCGAGACCACGATGGACTACGAGATCAACAACGCCAAGACGGTGCGCCTGCTCACGTCCGAACACGGCGTGACCGTGCGCACGCTGCCGCAGCCCATTGTCGACGGTCTCGCCGCGGCGACCGGCGAACTCGTCCAGGAGCTGCACGCCGATTCCGATCCGGCGGTGCGCGAAGTCATCGGCAGCTACGCGAAGTACCGCAACCTGATGGCGGAATACGCGCCCTACGCCTTCGCCGGCGAGATGAACGCCCGTACGCAACCCTTCGCGGAAGGCTGA